A genome region from Cryptococcus neoformans var. neoformans B-3501A chromosome 8, whole genome shotgun sequence includes the following:
- a CDS encoding hypothetical protein (Match to EST gb|CF189623.1|CF189623), with amino-acid sequence MDPYTISLRQNSLRQTRHHHHPANHDLLSVIKGARNGFVYGVKIRFPHALVMTFLFSHKPWPAKIKGILTATRTHAINLCKFVTIYKLLLILQKKLNGGKERDLDTFVAGGLGGWWVFGERTPINEQMVLYVLSRSLLSLLPRLYNTASPPKTPIEPLAHPLPPLTSPQANPKPIPPAQLPFAVLAALSWASVMYMFRHRGERIQPGMANSMRYLYRDSETWRDLRTLLWHNK; translated from the exons ATGGATCCTTACACCATTTCTCTGCGTCAAAATTCCTTACGACAGACTCGACATCACCACCA CCCTGCGAACCATGATCTGTTATCCGTCATTAAAGGAGCTAGAAATGGCTTCGTATATGGTGTCAAGATTC GCTTCCCCCACGCGCTGGTTATGACATTCCTATTTTCCCATAAACC ATGGCCAGCGAAGATCAAGGGTATCTTGACAGCGACACGCACACACGCGATAAACCTCTGCAAGTTTGTGACAATCTACAAGTTACTCCTCATCTTACAGAAGAAGCTCAACGGCggcaaagaaagagatCTCGACACTTTTGTTGCTGGCGGTTTGGGAGGATGGTGGGTATTTGGGGAGAGAACACCG ATCAACGAGCAAATGGTCCTCTACGTTCTATCCCgttctctcctttctctccttcctcgacTTTACAATACGGCATCACCGCCCAAAACCCCTATCGAACCCCTCGCTCACCCTCTCCCACCACTCACTTCTCCCCAGGCGAACCCAAAGCCCATCCCACCGGCCCAATTACCGTTTGCCGTTCTCGCCGCACTGAGTTGGGCGTCGGTGATGTACATGTTCAGACATAGGGGAGAAAGGATACAGCCAGGGATGGCTAATAGCATGA GATATTTGTATAGAGATTCGGAAACGTGGCGAGACCTGAGAACTTTGCTTTGGCATAATAAATAG
- a CDS encoding hypothetical protein (HMMPfam hit to PAP2, PAP2 superfamily, score: 91.9, E(): 1.6e-24), whose translation MSAIRTLANPVTACFSTSLSPRAAFHRFLHALSASIRRLDLSRDPSKTLNRLKQHRFTLANTLPRAFMLLCASYSLYIMTTPPFPLKLGIPIAYVAAVILPITSQFVWPATPIFAWLITFFSARFIPSGRRPEIHVALLPALESVLYGANISDLQTRYTNAFLDVVAWLPYGVLHFTLPFVVAVILWSLGPRGAVQFWGLAFGWMNLLGVVCQLLFPAAAPWYEIIHGLTPADYSMAGSPGGLMRIDRVFHSSGYTNAFGSAPLVFGAFPSLHSGCAVMEALFLSHFFPSLKGLYWGYVGVLWWATMYLSHHYLIDLVGGACLSVLVFYLCMPEGFKDVDQIQWEAVEGDGYEMIGGPRTGTGPDIDLDEEIRKLEEQGEALFEQAIGDEESRIETKGEGNTGAGGNVSGNESGDSADSGKKKGKGKQTAKKPKMKEPRSVSWGETKVMGEGAQVVSEDSS comes from the exons ATGTCCGCCATCCGCACTCTCGCAAACCCCGTCACCGCCTGCTTCTCCACCTCGCTCTCTCCCCGTGCCGCATTCCACCGCTTTCTCCATGCGCTCTCCGCCTCCATCCGCCGCCTCGACCTCTCCCGCGACCCGAGCAAGACCTTGAACCGCCTCAAGCAGCACAGGTTCACCCTGGCCAACACGCTGCCCCGCGCGTTCATGCTTCTATGTGCATCCTACAGTCTCTACATCATGACCACCCCGCCCTTCCCGCTCAAGCTTGGGATACCCATCGCGTACGTCGCCGCTGTCATCTTGCCGATCACGTCTCAGTTTGTCTGGCCTGCCACGCCCATCTTTGCATGGCtcatcaccttcttctccgcccGTTTCATCCCTTCCGGGCGCCGACCAGAAATCCACgtcgcccttcttccagctcttgAATCCGTCCTCTACGGCGCCAACATTTCTGATCTCCAGACAAGATATACCAACGCTTTCCTTGATGTGGTCGCCTGGCTGCCCTACGGCGTGTTACATTTCACTCTTCCATTCGTCGTGGCTGTTATCCTTTGGTCACTGGGACCTAGGGGTGCGGTTCAGTTCTGGGGCTTGGCCTTTGGGTGGATGAATTTGCTCGGTGTAGTCTGTCAGCTCCTGTTCCCTGCTGCCGCGCCTT GGTACGAAATCATTCACGGTCTTACCCCCGCCGACTACTCCATGGCCGGGTCTCCCGGCGGTCTCATGCGTATCGACCGCGTCTTCCACTCTTCAGGCTATACCAACGCATTCGGTTCCGCTCCTCTTGTTTTTGGTGccttcccctccctccATTCCGGATGTGCCGTCATGGAAGcgctcttcctttcccatttcttcccatctctcaaGGGTCTGTATTGGGGCTACGTCGGTGTCCTCTGGTGGGCGACCATGTACCTCTCCCACCACTACCTCATCGACCTCGTCGGTGGAGCTTGTCTGAGCGTCTTGGTGTTTTACTTGTGCATGCCTGAAGGTTTCAAGGATGTTGATCAGATTCAGTGGGAGGCGGTGGAAGGCGATGGGTACGAGATGATTGGCGGGCCCAGGACGGGTACGGGTCCTGATATTGATTTGGATGAGGAGATTAGAAAATTGGAAGAACAAGGTGAAGCGTTGTTCGAGCAGGCGATaggggatgaagagtctCGGATCGAGAcaaagggagagggaaacACTGGCGCGGGCGGGAATGTGAGTGGGAACGAAAGTGGGGATAGTGCCGATAGCGGtaagaaaaagggaaaggggaagcaAACTGCCAAAAAgccaaagatgaaggagccAAGATCAGTCAGCTGGGGAGAAACAAAGGTGATGGGTGAAGGAGCACAGGTGGTTTCAGAAGATAGCTCTTAA
- a CDS encoding hypothetical protein (Match to EST gb|CF193007.1|CF193007), giving the protein MSFSRSRLTSVVRALHTSASTRRPAANPTEIFQKAFGERAATQTSPLMKNEVQDNREQFKANQFAAPQAFTQESIFPTARPFPRPPLLGPPKKIAVKLDPFYITKTNPLVHDMNPNFAYEFVNPMGKIKSRAETGLTWKSQRRVGKLVRRARAMGIISRWTNRPVPGGLGWSY; this is encoded by the exons ATGTCCTTTTCACGTTCTCGTCTTACATCCGTCGTCCGCGCTCTTCACACCTCTGCTTCCACCCGACGACCCGCTGCCAACCCCACCGAGATTTTCCAAAAAGCCTTTGGCGAACGAGCTGCTACTCAAACTTCACCTCTGATGAAGAACGAGGTCCAGGATAACCGAGAACAGTTCAAAGCCAACCAA TTTGCTGCCCCTCAAGCATTTACCCAAGAATCCATCTTCCCCACTGCCCGACCTTTTCCCCGTCCACCTCTCCTCGGTCCTCCCAAGAAAATTGCCGTCAAGCTTGATCCGTTTTACATCACCAAGACTAATCCCTTGGTGCACGATATGAACCCTAATTTCGCCTATGAATTCGTCAACCCGATGGGCAAGATAAAAAGTCGGGCAGAGACTGGGTTGACTTGGAAGTCGCAAAGGCGGGTTGGTAAACTTgtgaggagggcgagggcgatggGGATTATCAGTCGATGGACGAACAGGCCTGTACCAGGAGGTTTGGGATGGAGTTACTAg
- a CDS encoding hypothetical protein (HMMPfam hit to POP1, Ribonucleases P/MRP protein subunit POP1, score: 151.8, E(): 1.5e-42), producing the protein MSKPQGKAGPSKPYGRPQKPIHKTIDLLKKNQAAAAKGKGKENEVLGDVMSLVDEVKRLPGMISVEKFAQTRAMEIHAFQTAIKTAAAQGSTRAFQSLPRHLRRRAASHNPRRVPKRLRSRAAAEIDAGDSIAKKHRKIAKLRAKGNLRDRLSRTAIFRIRQRSKRWLPTHIWHAKRYHMANIWGWRLPITPTLKSFRPAYRAGKRKAIAWDVSYYGVIEVEGMKEEIVKLLTGMTFGKFAGAKFENGARVAEVLVYQPESFPRGLIGPAEILWQPLAQNKTPLNDARRIWIRAHPSIFDQVFSTLKAVSGNILAEKSLSKRVRALQIRDLRGELESFEIMGPKSGEVLRRVLRLCKSEKGVKSKFFDALGDPAEVPSGTIAGLNVHDPRLHFPPPRIQEHEERLSNDGILRSNDTLPSSELAQSALWDATARELASEVMYTKYQLDARRHKLGMPGTRLHPTSSDNRIPFILFHRSTRPPLSSTPESFHGFTLLFPSSWAQYLLTSIAYTGTLIGGLNERKVQHREAGTPSFPEHFGQVCVAGGKWEESKAEEAEGRWKRKPPAKRVAFDKLGTSRPWIPDWSTLMGQGVTTLEETALNGEPSTHPYLLPHPFTTHLDASLTPSKLLMNINTFRSQRGLSALPSARQNELFREAVLHVELNVVGRGSPGDMAVICGLTEEERKAWIGAYEGKSDEFGLAGETSELQRLGEARAPEKNLIGYTSTGNISLSRGKGHALGMITLAGYLDLLKAAAGEVKGSEWDGKALVCVRNRDGTVARFAEVRVAC; encoded by the exons ATGTCCAAGCCACAGGGCAAAGCTGGCCCTTCAAAACCCTATGGACGACCGCAGAAACCTATCCATAAGACTATCGAtctcttgaagaagaatcagGCCGCAGCTgcaaagggcaagggcaaagagAATGAGGTTCTCGGTGATGTTATGAGTCTCGTAGATG AGGTGAAGAGGCTCCCTGGAATGATTTCGGTGGAAAAGTTTGCTCAG ACGAGAGCAATGGAGATACATGCATTCCAGACAGCCATCAAGACTGCTGC AGCTCAAGGAAGTACGCGTGCCTTCCAATCATTACCTCGTCATCTCCGACGTCGAGCTGCGAGCCATAACCCTCGTCGAGTCCCGAAACGTCTCCGAAGTCGAGCAGCTGCCGAG ATCGACGCTGGAGACTCGATAGCAAAGAAACATCGCAAAATCGCCAAACTCCGGGCTAAAGGCAACCTCCGCGACCGACTTTCCCGTACTGCCATCTTTCGTATCCGTCAACGGTCCAAGCGCTGGCTACCAACACATATATGGCATGCGAAGCGGTATCATATGGCAAATATTTGGGGGTGGAGGTTACCTATTACACCGACGTTGAAGAGTTTTAGGCCGGCGTACAGGGcagggaagagaaaggcgATTGCGTGGGACGTGAGTTATTATGGTGTGATTGAAGTAGaagggatgaaggaggagattgtaAAGTTGTTGACTGGAATGACCTTTGGAAAGTTTGCTGGTGCCAA GTTTGAGAATGGAGCGCGAGTAGCGGAAGTTTTGGTATACCAACCTGAATCCTTTCCTCGAGGATTAATAGGACCAGCCGAAATCCTTTGGCAGCCCTTGGCGCAAAACAAAACCCCACTCAACGACGCACGACGTATCTGGATTCGAgcccatccatccatctttgACCAAGTGTTCTCGACCCTCAAAGCCGTTTCCGGTAACATCTTGGCCGAGAAAAGTCTCTCCAAACGGGTTCGAGCGCTTCAAATCAGGGATCTTCGTGGAGAATTGGAGTCTTTTGAGATCATGGGCCCTAAATCCGGCGAAGTATTAAGAAGAGTGTTGCGGTTGTGTAAAAGTGAAAAGGGGGTGAAATCCAAG TTTTTCGACGCTTTGGGGGACCCGGCAGAAGTGCCATCGGGAACGATAGCGGGGCTGAACGTGCATGATCCTAGATTGCA ctttcctcctccacgaATACAAGAACATGAAGAACGTTTATCCAACGATGGCATCTTGCGTTCCAATGATACTCTACCGTCGTCAGAGCTGGCCCAATCTGCATTATGGGACGCAACTGCTCGTGAGCTTGCTTCAGAGGTCATGTACACAAAATATCAGTTGGACGCTCGTCGACATAAG CTTGGGATGCCCGGTACTCGTCTACATCCTACTTCCTCCGATAACCGTATTcccttcattctcttccaccgGTCGACCCGACCCCCACTTTCCTCCACACCAGAATCTTTCCACGGTTTCAcactcctcttcccttcttcctggGCACAGTACCTGCTCACCTCCATAGCATACACGGGTACTTTGATTGGTGGTTTGAACGAGAGAAAAGTTCAGCATCGTGAGGCTGGTACGCCTAGTTTTCCGGAGCATTTCGGTCAGGTTTGTGTGGCTGGGGGGAAATGGGAGGAGAGTAAAGcggaagaggcggaagggaggtggaaaaggaagccGCCGGCGAAGAGGGTTGCGTTTGATAAGCTGGGGACGAGCCGTCCTTGGATACCTGATTGGAGTACTTTGATG GGCCAGGGGGTAACGACTTTGGAAGAGACCGCTCTGAATGGCGAACCATCGACCCACCcttaccttcttcctcatccattcACCACCCACCTCGATGCTTCTCTAACTCCATCTAAATTGTTGATGAACATTAACACTTTTCGCTCCCAGCGCGGCCTATCCGCCTTGCCATCTGCTAGGCAAAATGAACTGTTCAGGGAAGCTGTATTGCATGTGGAGCTGAACGTTGTTGGACGGGGATCTCCTGGCGATATGGCAGTCATCTGTGGACTGaccgaggaggaaaggaaggctTGGATAGGGGCATATGAAGGCAAAAGTGATGAGTTTGGATTAGCGGGGGAGACCAGTGAGCTCCAGCGA CTGGGCGAAGCTCGTGCACCTGAAAAAAATCTCATAGGTTACACATCAACGGGCAATATCTCTCTCTCAAGAGGTAAAGGTCATGCTCTCGGTATGATCACCCTTGCTGGCTATCTGGATCTTCTGAAAGCTGCGGCGGGAGAGGTGAAGGGAAGCGAGTGGGATGGAAAGGCGTTGGTCTGCGTGAGGAATAGGGATGGGACGGTAGCGAGGTTTGCAGAGGTGCGGGTGGCTTGCTGA